The window agatctatacaGATTGCATTAGTCTTGTTGGCTATGCGAGTTGGCTATGCTATTTTCCTTCACTTATGGCcatgcatttttcttctagtaTGGCTTCACTGAtctttcttctggtatggctttatACATAAAGCTAAATGCAGTGTTTAACGTGGAGCTATGAAAGAGTGGCATGTATTCCAAGTACATACCAAATCTATTCCATGGTATAGCAAGTTGGATGGTGTAGTGTATCGGGTAAATAGATGTCCAcagaactggaggttgtgagtttaaatccaATTCAAAACGGAattctcattcttaaaactattactatagctggacagacattgagatttatatacatgcacTAGCTATATTGCCCGGGTAATCAAAATGTCTTTGGAcggaaaattgatttgtatttaccatataacaacatttgccattctaactttcaaactacatatcatgagagaagtgttttgtgtagttgaaataaattaagatagaaaataaaaactactgtaaaggttttcaaacaactgtaactttcaaacttcatatcatgagaaaaatgttttgtgcaggtcaaataaatttaaaaaaaataaaaaaactattaaagggtttaaatgtaaaagtgtttaatgttcacatgtgaaataattagcaagtaatagttaaattaagtatgttttgctacaattacaataaaagataattcggtaatgatacaattaatacgaactgagaaaacaaaattaaaatcctGAATAagttgaactaataataacaattattgcatagaaatgtgtgtatgtgtgtgtgtatgaaaAGGGCTACTGttctaccagaagctatccatcaaaactttgaataaaacaatactggtacctctcgatactggtacaaacgtaaaaattaaatatcgtactgtctttgtctgacagaatggagagagaatgtcgaggctcttcccacggagataatacaattgtccgcgtaaaaagaattgaccttgaccgcgatatagcaattaaaccttacgaaaaactgaaaatagaagttcaaaaaAGCACGAAAAAACAtcttgtttcatagagttaatagaattcatagggTTTCTagtaatacgtcatttagcgtgtgcatatggtatacggtatatgataatgtcTTTGATCAATACGCCTTGTATAGATCAGTAGTAGAGAGGTATAGCtcagtgagttcaaatccatcaaaatgcCAAacttttattccaagattttaatagttatagctggacacacacacgcacacaccacacacgcacacacacaccacacacacacacattctTTGGGAAATAGATATAGAATAGAGCAAAGTGAAAAGAGCCTGATTGTTGTGTCTGGAATTGATAATTATTTCCAATGACATTATTTTCTTACAattattgtataaaaataaGTTGAATCAGATTAGTTTCAAGCCTATGTCAGACATTAGCAAGACTTTCGCTACCttaattatttcaaataaaagaaATTATAAGGAGCCCTTGCCAATGCCTCAGTTGCTTTTATTCtctttatttacttttttgtagTAACGtggctaaaaataaaactagatCAAATATGTTCTTCTGAATGGTGCGCGTGTTCCTCAAACATAAATAAAGGTGTTTCAGTAAAGAGAATTCCTGATTTTATGATAGACTTTTATTAAATAGTTCAGCTGTTATATGATTACACGTACCTCTGTAACAACTAAAGACACTGTCACTGCTGTACAATGGTGATACGTAACCGCAACAGTAAAACACGGATGAGACCCACCTATCCTGTGCAAGAAAGACTTCAGCTTCAAGGAGATGTGCCGAAGCAGTCTGTTGACTGACGTCTCCATAGTGCAACTCACAGAGCCTTAGTAGCTTCCTGATCTCCTTCTCGACCCATACAAGCAGCTCTTGTCTCTCCTTTGCACTCCTGGTGAGACGAGCCCTGCAGAGGAGACTCTTCACTGCAATATGATATGACCCATTAGTACTAAGCATGACCAGAGTAACGAAGTGAAAACAGGCAGTACCAGCCCCCCAGAAGGTAATCCGATACAATGATGAAATATACAGTGCAACCTGTTTGTAATAATAGAACGCAACTAGCAAAATACCATCTGATAGTATCAAGCcgaattttattttctatgatttggAGTGGAAACAACTCCGAAACCATTCGAAGCATAAAAACGCAATGATTGAAACTAAAAATCTACCTTAAAGCACGGGCACTCGCTGATATTCATGTGTTTGCATGGTGAATATTTGGTTGACTTAGCCCATTCAGCCTCTTATACCAAACCTAACTTTACCTTGCAAATGTTTCATGTAGCTGGAGGGTGCGAACACAGAGATGCGAACACAGGGATGTGAACACATGGATGCGAACACAGGGATGTGAACACACGGTGTGAACACATGGTTATCTAACAAAGAGAAAGTCAAGCTAACCTAAAGTCTGTGTGTATGGAATGAGTAGAGGATGGTTGGGTGAGTACGAGTCAGCAGCCACCTTGTAAGCCTTCTCAGCCAAGTCAAAGAAAAGCAGTTGATCATAGTTGCTGGCAGCGAGTAAAGCATCTGCATGACCTACAGACAAATCAATAGTGTTTAAAGACTGTCAGCTCAATATAGACTAGTGAAAAGTTTTTCTCTTTGAATTCACAGAATCCAAAATGCTCAGCGTAAAGCATTTTAAACGATTACAGAGCAAAATAACATATAGTGCAATAGTGTTATCTATAGTcaataatgttatatatattatgacaTATTATGACAATACCCTAAACACAGGGAAGTACATAAAATTACAGGCTAACtcaaaataactttatttataaCAGGCCAATGCCAAAACTATAGAGATGGATAAAATGGCAGAGTAACCCAAAATTCTTTTTGTGTTCTGAAAATATCCGTTTGAGCGTAAATAACTTTATCTGATGATTTTACCTGCATAAGCTTGTGCTACATGCAGACTTTCATAGCCATAGAGCTTGTTGGCAATGTTGAGGGCAGCCATTGATGCTTCCACCCCGAAGGCATCATGTCTGAAGTTATTTGAAAATGCTACAAAGTTCTTTAATGCTTGCAAGTAAATTGGGCTGTAAACTCCAAATATCATCCTGGAAGAAAACAAGAAAGGATGTAACATCGTAGCTtacaagaatatacatgtactatgaaATATAGTATTTAACCTTGACCGTATGATTCCTATACTGCGTGTTCAATCTTCTCTTTTATAACAGAGTCTTATAGGCTGCTCCGTCTACACGaatgttatatatgtaatacaggCATCAGGACCGTCGAAGAATGCATTCACGCATGCGAGATTGTTTTGCATGTGACATTTGCTACGAGTGACAAAAATGGCATTATTATTGATTTGATATGCGTTGGGCAGCTAATTCTCTGAGTACATAGATAAAACGTGTAACACTTAATTGGCTATAGAATGCAGCTGTAAGCTTGGTTTATGGCAACTTGTTATATCTAGACCAACTTACTTTAGATTGTTTTGtacaaataattttaacaaattaCTTTCAATTCACATAGCCTTCTCTAAACTACTGCAAAGCAAACATCGGTCCGTGTAGTATAACCAACCTccaatatatttacatgtatgtcacaaATTCTAATGGATCGTCGCTAAAAAATTGCCATAAAAGGATTACTGGAACACAGCAGCTACATAATGAATAAGTTGgacaaaatatttaacaaaaatggctctatattgaGTTCATCTCTGGATATGGTAAGAAAGGAGAATTTCTAAATGATTTGTCGGACTACTCAATTCTCAAAGAAAGGATACGTATGCTGGTTGTAAAAGCCCACCTCGCCTGCTGGACCGCTTCAACAGCCAGGTCCTCCGCCCTCATCAGTTTCCATTGATTGGCGTATGCGACAGAGGAAGTGCACAGGACATTAACCAGAATTGATTTCTTCTCAAGGTCAACATCCTGTTAAGGAAAATGCATTATGAAGGTAAAGGTGTGATGGGACTAGTTGAACCCAAGAGTGTCTGCCAACAAAGCCTGTAACAAAGCCTCAAGTTTTGACACAGCGTTGACCTTTCCAGTATAATAAACATCAGTTCCTTTGCTGGGGATATCACCATTCTTTTTTTACGTAAGCACTTACCCTCATTAATGGCAGTGGGCTTAAATTATTTACATAGACCTCTgggctaaagttaaaaaaatagcCTGCTGCATAAAGCTTTTAGTCTGAGCAGTAAAGAGTAGCCTACTAACATAGACTTCAAGTTCAACTTGAAGAGAGCAGTCTACCTGCATAGACTTCTGACCCAGACTATGAGAGGACAGTTTACATAACTAGAATTCCGACCCCAAATAGATGATTGCAGTTTACCTGCATGGATTTTTGCGCCCAAGTGTAGGATGGCCCAAAGTCACCAAGTTTTCTTTTCAGAATGCTTGCCTCAGCAAACAGCTCACTGCAGTCTAATGTTTCCTGGCCGAATGAGGCCATTGCTTTGCTTATCCGTTCTCTCAACAAGGAAGCTCTGTCATAATACTCATCTGACCTAGCAAGATTGCACACGCTGTTGCTTAGACTTAGACATTTAACATAAAAGCTGAACTGCAGCATCCACAGATCTGTGTGATTTTTCAAGAAGGCTTCTAATGAGGCAACAACCTGCCATGCGATTTCGTGAGCACCAAACTCGAAGACAAAGCTGATAAGGTTGAGCCCAATGTCTACAAGTTGATAGCATGTCTCCTGATCATTCACCTCAGCTAGCCACTGGGTAACCTCATCATACGAGTAAGCTATTTCCAACGCCAGGTCAAGGTCATAATCTTTACTCAGACAACGGAAGTATTTAAAATGGAGAAAGTGATTGTTGACATCTTGAATGATGTCAAGCACCGCTGAGCAAGTACATAATACCATCTCATCATTTGCCCTTTCATTTTTCCAAAGGTAGTATGCGATCTCCAGCTGTTTCATGCGACCCGCTGCATCTCTCTCTTGCTCACCAAGCATGAGGTCTGCCGCACGAGCTGATTGTTCTAGCTTCACTATTTCTTGCAGAGGAATTTCGAGAACACTGCTAAAACCGCTCGGATCTTCATCCCAGTACTGTACAGTGTGAGGAATTTTGGTacctgcagtaaacacaaaattGACAGTATATAAGTTTAATATGCACATAATAGAGTGCAAAAAAGCCTAACTGGCAGACACATGCATTGTAAGTATGAACACATGTTTTGTTAGCAACAAACTGTAGCAAAGACCAATCAGATTAGAGTACAGTACTGTACTCATAGGTACTCAATATCTATTGGATAGTCTTTGCAAGCAAACTAGATATACTCTGCCTTTAGTTTAACAGAAAAGAGATGTGTTTACTCTGAATTTATGTGGTTTAAAGTAGATGCCAATCTAAAGGCAAGTGATGCAAGTTGAGAATCGAATTAGAGGTAACAACGATCTTATAATATGGTGTATAGAGCATTGCATGTGACAAAATGACATAAATGTATTACTTCTTGTCAGGAAAACTGcagtaaaaaattataatttattccTATATTAATAAGTGCTCCAGCTATAAAGGCTACCAGGCTTAAAGAGTTGGTAGAAAAATCACCAATCCACCAGAAGTACTACTCCTGCTAAGGATGGGCCACAAAATTAGAGCTCACAAGTTTTTGACATGTGAAAACAGCGTCTAAGCTCAGAGGAATGTAATAGAAAACTATAGACGTATCTTCAGCCTGTAAACTGATAACTTTTCATGGAAACCAAAAGAATTATCACTGGAATGCGTCAGCCAAGTTTGCAGGCTTTTGTCAACCATAAAGAACTACTCACTTCCATGGGCTGTAATTATTACAGAAGAAAGGCTGAGCAATTACATATATGGTAGATGGTCCCAAACCTTGACACACATTAGTCTATATATGAAGGCTTACGCAAGTCTACAAATCAGTTATAAATCAAAATCAATATGATTTACTGAAGAGCATACTGTGTAAAAATAGAAGTTTTTCATAGGCAATGTTGTTCAGAAGCTTTTTGACAGCAATCAAGCAAGGAGTGGATCCAGATCTTTTTACAGAGGAAAAAAATCCCTAAAACTTTGTTTAGGGAAACAGTGGCTCGCGAACACAAAGTGGTGTTTGAAGATTCGCTGTCTCATATTTGATGATCAGAAATGCATCACCAAATATATTAAACGCTGATGAAGTGATGGACAAATGCTCAGTAAAATTATTATCTTTCACAATCAGTCTTATTAGCGACAGTCATCACATTCATGAGTTGAAGAACTCTTTATTCACCTTACCTTGCAGCTGCCGCATCGTCCATTTCTCTGCTGACTCAGTTTCATCCCAGCCATTTTCAGGAATGTTGGAAGGGCTGCCAGCTCGCTCAGCCATGTACGGCGCCTCAACTGCGAGCAAAGTTTTAGGCCTATGTCCAGCAGCGGCGACGGTAGGTGGTCTGCTGGCACTGTTTGCTATGTCTGGTAAAGGCTGGTACTTGTTGAACCTAGGCATCTGCTGGCCAGCTGTCTGACAGTTTGCTTTTTCAAGAGATCCTGTCTGCTCGATAATAGTGTTGTCAAGGAACTCAACAAGAATTTGGTACCTATGCTTAATAACTATATCCTCGACTGACGGATTGAGAAGGGCAGCACGAAAGTGTTTGTACCAGTTAGATGCACGACCTTTTGTAGGTAAAATGTCAAGCAAGCGCTTTGATTTATCAGTTGTCGTGTGACAGCTATCTATCTCGCTTAAGTCGCCATCATCGAGAACAGCTTTAGCTAGAAGGTAATGTAGTATGTGGTCGACCTTAAGCTCCTGAATAACAGCAATCCTATTGACTCGGAGTCGTTGGAACTGTTGATGCTCTAAAGGTGACATGTAGTTCCCTCTCATCGACATCATATTAAGTATATGCGCTCATTAGTCGCCTcatctgacagccaggatgtgTCGGACTTGTAGAGTTCTCCACATGAGTGCCTGTGTTACAATTCACTGATAATAAAAGTTGCAAACTCTAATTAGGCTATCCACACAATCAGCATAATTGCACTAGATAAGAATAACCATTTGTTATTGATTTCAAGGTAAAACCAATCGCGCACAATTAGCAAGACTTGCTCAGTGAAGCGGACAATGAAATAGAATGAGTCGAGGCAAAGTACAGCAATTCATATCGTATGATTAAAAAATCGTTTCAATTCAAGTTATGGACCTCAGGGGAAATAGAGATTAGTTTATGAGAGTAAAAACAAACAGAACAGACGCTGCATGCGTGTGGACAGGATGTAATGCCCCAGATAACTGAAGATGCACAAGCCATGGCAACCAAGTCATGTTAGCTGACTCCTTCAGTTTCCTGTCAGATGTTTTTAGTGAGTAACGTAAAAGATTCAAGAACAAACTTCTAGATTAATATgagaaaccaataaaaatacgCATAGTCAGCTGAACAACATGTTATTGGAGGTGTGTGCTAGGTATGCGCTAATGTGAAACTCAAATACAAATGGGCAACGTTAACAATAAGCCAGATGAATTTCAGCAATGCTTACAGTCAAGGACTTGCCCAAGTTATCTCAATTCTGGATGATTGTATGGTTTTGgtattttattataacatattacaGTTTACTGATGCAAAAGAATAAGTCTAGGTTTGCTAGAAAGTCACAAATTTTAAATAGGCATGAACACTACTCGCCTACTTGTCACAACGACTGTTAGCTATGATCATGCTCAGCTGCTCAAGATAAGCAAGTGAATTAAATACTGGgtgatatgaaaaaaaattgcattgtATAATGATTTCTATTATTGAATAAAGGTAAGCATTAAACAATTATCTGAACTCGCAGTTATCCATAAacatggagttatcttcttcaTCAAGAGGCGCTCTATTGCCAATGATTGCTATCCGACTTGGTTGTTGTGTACCTTCATGTACTACATTCATTACCAAAACTAGCAAAATTGTTCTACAATTATAAGGAGTACGCACCATTCCAATACTTCCTACACATAGGAAATCAAAAGGTCTCTTCAACCCTTAAGCAAAACCTTCATGACATGTTGCCATATAAGGCTAATCTGCTTCATTCAACCGATAGCAAACTGACATGGAATGACTTAGGAATATGTGAAAATTGACAAAGCTAAAAAAGATGCTCATCCTATACTGATAAAGTTTAACATAAGATAACTTATTCTATATTTACCTACTCTTTTGATcaaataaatgtaggtgatgATGTCATCATCACATGTAGCTTAAATGGCATCACATGGCttaaaatggcttaaatttCATGATTTTCTTAGACCCACCAATTAAACTCTCCTAATAAAATGTATCAGTACAAAACAAACTATTACTGTACTATCCTATGGCTATCTGAAAAGTCATAACAAACTTAATCGCCCTCATCCTAAAATGTATAAGCCTTCAAGATAAATGAGGAATAGAATATTGAGAACATTTTTAAAGCGCACACTAAAATTAgttaagagttgtcttctttgtgGAAAGCAATAATGCAATTTCCGTGAAGTGTAACAGGAGCTACTGTGTGTCAAATGTCTGTAAAGGTCTGATAAATGTAAGCTAAAATAGAACAAGCGAACGAGCTCAAACAAGAAGGGATGCTCTACTAAGATTACTGTATCACAACAATCATTTAGTTAGTACTTGGTCTGAGCTCATATAATAATGTCGCTGGTCACCTGAATCATATGATCTAGGTGTATAAAGACTCAAACAGTCTTCATACATTTGTAGTGTAGTTTTCACTGCACCCATAGAATTAAAGACTGACTTTTTCTGCCATTATCCCACAGCTTATATAGACCATTATGTTCTTTAAAACCATTTCAATGGCGGTCCAAGTGTTTGCATCAAGCTATAGCTTGTACCTTTGCATCAAACTTGCCTAGAATAACGTCTTCAAGGGCCagtatttgctattttgttttaTCTAATAGTAGTTAcataaaaattagttttcttGCAAAACCAATTCCTTCTAGCAACATTATATGGCGTTGGCCTTTTTCTtcataaaaacaaaactttgaagAACTCTTCAACTAACCGAAGAATCTAATCTTTAGAACACGATCTTTTTCAACAGATTTTGTTCAACTTCTATTtgccaaaaaaaaacaaaaaaaaatgagATGCTACTTTTTGTTTTAAGCTCATAATATTTTTAGACAGAGAGCCGTCtactgacaaaacttaaaaattcaAAGCAAGAACACGTTTAAGTAAGCATCCCCTAGCAACATATAAACAACTGGTTCATCTCACTCTACAAGCTCTCTTACCTTTTGCATATGAACTACATATATTAATGCttgtttatataaattttatttatgatgTACGAAACCATCAAAGTCCAACTTTTAAAGAGCTAGATTTGTTCTAAATTCCAATGTAGCTACACGGTTAAAGTTATCGTATTACTCGATGGGGTCATCGCTGTTCCGTTTGCAGGAAATACTATACAAATGCGCGCACGCGTATTAAAAAGCGGTGCCTAAGCACGGTTTGCTTAAAGCGAGGTCACAAAGTATAGATCGGAATCTGCAGCGGGCAGTACGGGAAAGAGGGATTACTAAGAGACTGTCCATAAAGTTATCTTTCCCTAGAATAATAGCACGCCGCCATAGTGCTATGTTGCCCATCGAAGCGCAGCGGCCATCTCGTTTTTTGTGCTCTAAACAACTTACTCgatacaaatatgtatatatatgcaatgaTGTCTTCATATGATTGTCACTAAATTATCAAATAAAAGCTTTGTTAAAAATGAAGACCTTTGAAGAAATATAGACCAAGGCCTTTTATTAGTTAGCACATGTATCAAGGGCACTCACAGGGAAAACATTTTCGTATACATAGGGGGCCATATTGTAAGATCACTAAGTGGTAGAGTCAATTGTGATACCTGTGCTTCTGCTCGAACTTATCTCAAACCACCCAAGTATTGTGATGATGGATTTTTGCCATCATTGATGGCCATTATCGCCTTATCAATACAAAAGATAGGGGGTCATTCCTTCACAGCCAGTAACAACCATTTTGCAGCGGTTTGAACAGGTCATTCACACATTGCTGGACCCTAGTTTTCGCACTCAAAAGTGTGTAGCCGCTAAACTAAAAGCATTGATGTTCAAAAGCCTGATGGAGGATCAACAAGCCAGGCTTTTCACACACCAATGTGAGTTGATTGAGATGGAGTTGAAACATGGGCTCCTGCTTGTGAGAATGACAGCCAGCAAATATCTTGACATCAGAATGAAGCACTAGGCCTACATCACCAAGCACAACAGGCTGATTGTAGAAGGAGAAAAGGAGAAGGAAAGATCAGTTCTCTCACGCCTGATAATTTATAAACAccggtaatatatatatatatatacgtatatgcaTTTGGATGCAGTATAAACTGTTTTGAATCGCAAAATGTTATAATACGTGGTATCTTTTTCAAACGATATCGAGTTAGAAGAGTAAGAGCTATGCTAATACCATTGTCAATAATAATGATTCATTTGTCAAAGTCCCAGATTGTTCGGTGTGGTCTGTTTATGATAATCATTCCCTTATGATACCCTGGCGAAATGGCGGAGAAAATGGCCTTGCAGTTTCATCAAGTTCCTGTTTCATAGAAGTTTATGAACACCCCGGCTGAATGGCAGAGAATGGTCTGACCAGACCTTTGGGTTTTCTCAAGTTCCTGTCACAAAGAAGTTGGTAAACCCTGGCTGAATGGCAGAAAATGGTGTGACCAGGTCTTAGGTTTCACCTAGTTTCTGTCACAAAGAGGTTCAGTAACACCATGACTGAGTGGTTTGTTTTTGGAGAGCACAGAGGTAGATATCTCTTTCCTGTGGGGTTGAGACAGAAAGTTAATGGTGTATATAACAAGGTTGAGCAGTtatgcttacatcaagcaaggatgtccactaactagtggacatccttgctttaagctagtctatgtatttaattgatatgtattgaaatctagtattacatgcaagggctgtttatggactgtggtgtcaatgaatccctctatcaccatacaatgtcaatactttcagttgattagcttcccaacACACCAATGTattacaaccccagtatgactatctatcttatctatgagtaactgatcaCTTAACACTATcaattcagtgcctttgcaagtcatgtaggtattgaattgctttaaataataagcaaatattagagtaataaactataatcatcatttctttaatatgagcaataattactatcttaactgtggaaattcatgatcattgtttaaccattctcatggttaaactgatgttattgatctagtcaatcactacgattgactagcgcaaaaaaggggcgtggcttaaacgctccttgttggcaccggaaacgctcgtgttgtgaaggcactgttatcactcaaggggaagataactctatgagacTGTCTACTATTACCGATTGTTCGCCTGTCTGGATCGCAGCGTTGACTAAACAAATCGGTTTGTTATCGTTTATCAACGCCGATTATGCTATGTGGATCTAGCGAGTTAATTTACACGATggaacaactccaaatacatACCGTTACAAGTTTTTCTTTATTGTGTCAGTCATCTACAAAAATATTGCTTGGCACCAATCCAGGCATAGGCAACCTGCGGCCTTTTTGTTGTTTCAATGCGGCCTTTTTGTTGCGggcttaaaagaaaaaatgcatttttaatcTGAACACTGCAAAAATCGATTGTCAGTCTGGCATCATAAGAGAAGTTGCTTTCCTTATTGATGGAATAATGCAGCACTAGTGGGTTATCACTATGTTTGTCCTgcagaaaaataaaatgcagCAATGTAAGTGTAGTAAAGAAATCAAAGCGTTTAGTAAGTGAAGAAATTTATTAATTCAACAAAGAGTGAACTGATGAAATTCTTATGGTGGAGCTACCAAATAGAAACGGAATGTCATGCTTAGAAAGTTTGGACATCATAAAGACCatgaaaaaagaaatgcaaagCCGCATTTCATGTCTAATGATGCAAAAATTGCAGCACTGCCCAGCAGCATACATTGTAAGAACACAGCAGAGTATAATAACTTTTAGTGAGAGCCAAAAGGCCAGTTTAACAAGCTACAGATAGTTTATGGAATCAATAAGtgggaaatttttttttaattttgtgtgaaatttatGGATGGTCAGTTATTCAAAGAGTGTATTGAAAATGCAGCTGATGTTATATACACTCTGATGGAAAaccaaaaaaacttttaaaggtATTTTTGGAGTTTCTTCCGACTTCtataaatttctaaaatttgATAATGTTAAAGCAATATCTGAAAATTCATGCTATGAGCATTGACATTGTGAGAAACGGTGATATGGGAAGGTAAATATTCTTTTGCCTGTACTGGATGTTAAAAGTTATAGGACATATGTGTAGGTGATGGTGGCGTTTTATTAAATTACCATCTGGAAGTGGCTTTATGCCCAAAAGGGTTGTCCACCCATGTTATAG of the Watersipora subatra chromosome 4, tzWatSuba1.1, whole genome shotgun sequence genome contains:
- the LOC137393060 gene encoding amyloid protein-binding protein 2-like; the protein is MMSMRGNYMSPLEHQQFQRLRVNRIAVIQELKVDHILHYLLAKAVLDDGDLSEIDSCHTTTDKSKRLLDILPTKGRASNWYKHFRAALLNPSVEDIVIKHRYQILVEFLDNTIIEQTGSLEKANCQTAGQQMPRFNKYQPLPDIANSASRPPTVAAAGHRPKTLLAVEAPYMAERAGSPSNIPENGWDETESAEKWTMRQLQGTKIPHTVQYWDEDPSGFSSVLEIPLQEIVKLEQSARAADLMLGEQERDAAGRMKQLEIAYYLWKNERANDEMVLCTCSAVLDIIQDVNNHFLHFKYFRCLSKDYDLDLALEIAYSYDEVTQWLAEVNDQETCYQLVDIGLNLISFVFEFGAHEIAWQVVASLEAFLKNHTDLWMLQFSFYVKCLSLSNSVCNLARSDEYYDRASLLRERISKAMASFGQETLDCSELFAEASILKRKLGDFGPSYTWAQKSMQDVDLEKKSILVNVLCTSSVAYANQWKLMRAEDLAVEAVQQARMIFGVYSPIYLQALKNFVAFSNNFRHDAFGVEASMAALNIANKLYGYESLHVAQAYAGHADALLAASNYDQLLFFDLAEKAYKVAADSYSPNHPLLIPYTQTLVKSLLCRARLTRSAKERQELLVWVEKEIRKLLRLCELHYGDVSQQTASAHLLEAEVFLAQDRGKDAEACFNMALNTMTMLTGEKHGDVQKIKFQLAMLAKASGDVVRAKSMLKKVVEGFDTAAYYMNWYNDAYEALISCCELTESQEQVKEFRSKHMGWKWISEDNRRNIMWRLLHAVPEGYDSFLEKFELWRSKVKKVQVHLEKLKNAGDLAANDISSS